A stretch of DNA from Leptolyngbya sp. SIO1E4:
TACAGCGGGTCGGGCAACTCAATGGATTATCTCCAGCCGCCGCAAGGACGCGGCGAGACCGCACCTTTACCCGCTACGATTTGCCCGCCTACACACCTCAGCGCTACCCCTTTCAGCTTTCGGGTGGCATGGCGCGGCGGGTGCTAGTGTCCACAGCCGTAGTGACACCCGCCCAACTGGTGATTGCCGATGAGCCCACACCCGGACTGCACCCCGATGTAGTCACCGAAACCTTGAACCATTTACGGGAGCTGGCCCACGAGGGGCGAGGGGTGATTTTGATTACCCACGATATTGAAGCGGCTTTACAAGTCGCCGATCGCGTGGCGGTGTTCTATGCCGGAACTACGGTTGAAATTGCGGCGGCTCAGGACTTTGCTAAGGGCAATCTGCGCCATCCTTACACTCAGGCGCTCTGGCGATCGCTCCCCCAAAACGACTTTGTGCCCGTGCCGGGAAATCAGCCGAGTCCAGAGAATTTACCGCCAGGCTGTTTGTTTAGCGATCGCTGTCCCTGGGTCACGTCAGAGTGTGAGCAGGCTCGTCCAGAGTCCAGGTTTGTCCGTCAAGGTTGGGTGAGGTGCATTCATGCTGAAGGGTGAAGGACTTTGGTTTCGCTATGGTTCTCAGCTGCCGTGGGTGGTGCGCGATCGCACCGTATTGATTGCACCGGGTGATGTGATTGGGCTCATGGCTCCTTCGGGCTATGGCAAAACCACACTGGGTAAACTGCTAGCGGGCTATCTGGCACCGACGCGGGGGCGCGTCACG
This window harbors:
- a CDS encoding ABC transporter ATP-binding protein, producing MLTIANLSITFTQYDQGLRRKRLTVITDLDLTVQAGEVVAVVGASGSGKSLLAHALLGILPENAQLTGKMEFQTKPLTSERCEALRGKAIVLIPQSVGYLDPLMTVGRQVQRVGQLNGLSPAAARTRRDRTFTRYDLPAYTPQRYPFQLSGGMARRVLVSTAVVTPAQLVIADEPTPGLHPDVVTETLNHLRELAHEGRGVILITHDIEAALQVADRVAVFYAGTTVEIAAAQDFAKGNLRHPYTQALWRSLPQNDFVPVPGNQPSPENLPPGCLFSDRCPWVTSECEQARPESRFVRQGWVRCIHAEG